One Coffea arabica cultivar ET-39 chromosome 5e, Coffea Arabica ET-39 HiFi, whole genome shotgun sequence DNA segment encodes these proteins:
- the LOC113743390 gene encoding uncharacterized protein isoform X4, which translates to MDMICAIATLESDRQPLATQYNKKSKETTLGIMQILPKTAQWLVRDLGYQRYEISGNPEVLYKPFVNVYLGAAYLKWLSNYDQKERSEEFMVRAYKAGTKKAAHKSTLQYWKQYLAVKESLPSRKVFEVSPLPTASSAAPAVTKTKAGPLNTTWDSRTSKEDMEDMWIHPNVNKEWMKSGEKKGKVRFSHDTEKRPYLSRVELRAVSEIILSKHFSTRRVEPTVLCAIAEIVSMRFVNGVGQRTGLMGIDYPTARWLYKDVGYKAYIVDSVDDLCKPFVSMYFGAAYLAWLSEYEGRERTPQFVVQAYLAGPQNVNLQETGPLWLKFEEALSHYEDVKKGGGDCRIL; encoded by the exons ATG GATATGATTTGTGCAATCGCTACTCTTGAAAGTGATAGGCAGCCTCTGGCTACTCAGTATAACAAAAAATCAAAGGAGACTACACTGGGGATAATGCAGATCTTACCAAAAACTGCACAATGGCTAGTCAG AGATTTGGGTTATCAGAGGTATGAAATATCAGGGAATCCAGAAGTTCTATACAAGCCTTTCGTAAATGTATATCTTGGTGCTGCATATCTCAAGTGGTTGTCAAATTATGACCAAAA AGAAAGAAGCGAGGAGTTCATGGTAAGGGCTTATAAAGCTGGCACAAAGAAGGCGGCTCACAAGTCAACATTGCAATACTGGAAACAGTATCTTGCTGTAAAGGAAAGTCTTCCATCTAG AAAAGTCTTTGAAGTTAGTCCTCTGCCTACGGCTTCTTCAGCAGCTCCTGCAGTTACAAAAACAAAAG CAGGTCCATTGAATACAACTTGGGACTCCAGAACTTCGAAAGAAGACATGGAAGATATGTGGATTCATCCCAATGTCAATAAGGAATGGATGAAGTCAGgcgagaaaaagggaaaagttcGATTTTCTCATGACACAGAGAAGAGGCCTTATCTTTCCCGTGTAGAACTAAGG GCTGTTTCGGAAATCATTCTTTCAAAGCACTTCAGCACAAGACGAGTAGAACCT ACTGTTTTGTGTGCTATTGCGGAGATTGTTAGCATGCGCTTTGTGAATGGAGTTGGACAACGTACTGGTTTGATGGGAATTGACTACCCGACAGCACGATGGCTTTACAA GGATGTCGGCTACAAGGCTTACATAGTAGATTCAGTTGACGACCTCTGCAAGCCTTTTGTCTCCATGTATTTTGGTGCTGCCTATTTGGCTTGGCTATCAGAATACGAAGGGAG GGAGAGAACACCCCAGTTTGTTGTTCAGGCTTATCTTGCTGGACCGCAGAATGTAAACCTTCAGGAGACGGGTCCACTTTGGCTGAAATTTGAGGAAGCCTTGAGCCATTATGAAGACGTGAAGAA AGGAGGAGGAGACTGCAGAATTCTCTGA
- the LOC113688209 gene encoding glyceraldehyde-3-phosphate dehydrogenase GAPCP2, chloroplastic has protein sequence MALSSSSSLVRSTPSPVLQASRFGSSYHQPQVFGGIGAHVRFQSRIHGNRILAQSSSLQKCSTTARSIQPIKATATEIPPTISKSSSGGKTKVGINGFGRIGRLVLRIATSRDDIEVVAVNDPFIDAKYMAYMFKYDSTHGVFKGSLRVLDDTTLEINGKQIKVCSKRDPADIPWGEYGADYVVESSGVFTTVGKASAHKRGGAKKVVISAPSADAPMFVVGVNESTYKPSMDVVSNASCTTNCLAPLAKVVHEEFGILEGLMTTVHATTATQKTVDGPSMKDWRGGRGAGQNIIPSSTGAAKAVGKVLPELNGKLTGMAFRVPTPNVSVVDLTCRLEKSASYEDVKAAIKYASEGPLKGILGYTDEDVVSNDFVGDSRSSIFDAKAGIGLSSSLMKLVAWYDNEWGYSNRVLDLIEHMALVAASN, from the exons ATGGCCTTGTCGTCGTCGTCTTCCCTTGTTAGATCCACGCCATCCCCGGTTCTCCAGGCTTCCCGTTTCGGATCCTCCTACCATCAACCccag GTGTTTGGGGGAATCGGTGCGCATGTCAGGTTTCAATCAAGAATACATGGGAACCGTATCTTAGCTCAATCATCTTCCTTGCA AAAATGTAGTACTACTGCGCGGAGTATTCAACCCATCAAAGCTACTGCCACTGAAATTCCTCCCACAATTTCCA AATCTTCAAGTGGGGGGAAGACCAAGGTTGGGATCAATG GGTTTGGGCGTATCGGGAGATTAGTTTTGCGGATTGCAACTTCCAGGGATGATATTGAGGTGGTTGCAGTAAACGATCCATTTATTGATGCCAAATACATG GCCTATATGTTCAAGTATGATTCTACTCATGGAGTCTTCAAGGGATCACTCAGGGTTTTAGATGATACAACGCTGGAAATAAATGGGAAGCAGATTAAAGTTTGCAGCAAAAG GGACCCTGCTGACATTCCATGGGGTGAGTATGGGGCAGACTATGTTGTTGAATCTTCTGGTGTCTTCACAACGGTTGGGAAGGCATCAGCTCACAAGAGG GGTGGAGCTAAGAAGGTTGTCATTTCGGCTCCATCTGCTGATGCACCTATGTTTGTGGTGGGAGTAAATGAGAGTACATACAAACCAAGCATGGATGTTGTTTCCAATGCAAGCTGTACCACTAACTGCCTTGCCCCACTTGCCAAG GTGGTCCATGAGGAGTTTGGCATTTTAGAGGGTTTGATGACAACTGTCCATGCAACCACAG CCACCCAAAAGACAGTTGATGGTCCTTCCATGAAGGATTGGCGTGGAGGCCGTGGAGCAGGCCAAAATATTATACCTAGTTCTACTGGTGCTGCAAAG GCTGTTGGAAAAGTACTTCCAGAGCTTAACGGAAAGCTTACAGGAATGGCCTTCCGTGTTCCGACACCCAATGTCTCGGTTGTGGACTTGACCTGTCGACTTGAGAAGAGTGCTTCTTATGAAGACGTCAAAGCAGCCATTAA GTATGCATCAGAGGGTCCCCTGAAAGGCATTCTTGGATACACTGACGAAGATGTTGTTTCCAATGATTTTGTTGGCGATTCAAG GTCAAGCATCTTTGATGCAAAGGCTGGGATAGGGCTGAGTTCCTCCCTCATGAAACTCGTAGCATGGTATGATAACGAGTGGGGTTACAG CAACCGAGTGCTGGATCTGATTGAGCACATGGCATTGGTGGCAGCCAGTAACTGA
- the LOC113688135 gene encoding uncharacterized protein isoform X3, which produces MTITGTSEKAAYQALKASDWHLEGAFDAFYSQPQPKSYTDARRLEDLYNRYKDAYADMIMADGITLLCSDILVDHQDIVMLVLSWHMKAATMCEFSKQEFIGGLQSLGVDSIEKLREKIPFMRSELKDDQKFREIYNFAFGWAKEKGQKSLALDTAIGMWQLLFAEKHWPLVDHWCQFLQARHNKAISRDTWSQLLEFAKTVDPQLSNYDVDGAWPYLIDEFVEYLIENGIIQNGQLSDWTQKH; this is translated from the exons ATGACCATTACTGGCACtag TGAAAAGGCTGCATATCAGGCTTTGAAGGCTAGTGATTGGCATCTTGAAGGAGCCTTCGACGCATTCTACAGTCAACCCCAACCAAAATCATATACTGATGCTAGGCGCTTGGAAGATCTTTACAACAGATATAAAG ATGCTTATGCGGATATGATTATGGCTGATGGAATCACTCTTTTGTGCAGTGACATTCTG GTCGATCATCAGGATATTGTCATG TTGGTACTTTCATGGCATATGAAGGCTGCTACTATGTGTGAATTTTCAAAGCAGGAGTTCATTGGTGGATTGCAGTCTCTAGG GGTGGATTCAATAGAGAAATTGAGGGAAAAAATACCATTTATGCGTTCTGAGCTTAAAGATGATC AAAAGTTTCGAGAGATCTATAACTTTGCTTTCGGATGGGCAAAGGAGAAG GGCCAGAAGTCTTTGGCATTAGATACTGCAATAGGGATGTGGCAGCTGCTTTTTGCTGAGAAGCATTGGCCATTGGTTGATCATTGGTGCCAGTTCTTGCAG GCACGACATAATAAAGCTATATCGAGGGACACCTGGTCTCAACTCCTCGAGTTTGCAAAG ACTGTGGACCCCCAACTCTCAAACTATGATGTTGATGGTGCTTGGCCTTATCTGATTGATGAATTTGTGGAATacttgattgaaaatggcatAATCCAAAATGGTCAGTTGAGTGATTGGACACAGAAGCATTGA
- the LOC113743390 gene encoding uncharacterized protein isoform X2 produces MTVSFIYWDDCVDPEDLEAMWMDPAVQAEWLNAGETRGSKVHLSRDPDGQPYLTQTEIKAVAGIIVRRHFVSQIDSDMICAIATLESDRQPLATQYNKKSKETTLGIMQILPKTAQWLVRDLGYQRYEISGNPEVLYKPFVNVYLGAAYLKWLSNYDQKERSEEFMVRAYKAGTKKAAHKSTLQYWKQYLAVKESLPSRKVFEVSPLPTASSAAPAVTKTKGPLNTTWDSRTSKEDMEDMWIHPNVNKEWMKSGEKKGKVRFSHDTEKRPYLSRVELRAVSEIILSKHFSTRRVEPTVLCAIAEIVSMRFVNGVGQRTGLMGIDYPTARWLYKDVGYKAYIVDSVDDLCKPFVSMYFGAAYLAWLSEYEGRERTPQFVVQAYLAGPQNVNLQETGPLWLKFEEALSHYEDVKKGGGDCRIL; encoded by the exons ATGACTGTCAGCTTTATTTACTGGGATGATTGTGTGGACCCCGAGGACTTGGAGGCCATGTGGATGGATCCTGCTGTGCAAGCCGAATGGCTTAATGCTGGAGAAACTAGAGGTTCAAAAGTCCACCTCTCACGTGATCCCGATGGCCAACCTTATTTGACACAAACTGAGATCAAG GCTGTCGCAGGGATCATAGTCCGAAGGCATTTTGTTTCACAGATAGATTCG GATATGATTTGTGCAATCGCTACTCTTGAAAGTGATAGGCAGCCTCTGGCTACTCAGTATAACAAAAAATCAAAGGAGACTACACTGGGGATAATGCAGATCTTACCAAAAACTGCACAATGGCTAGTCAG AGATTTGGGTTATCAGAGGTATGAAATATCAGGGAATCCAGAAGTTCTATACAAGCCTTTCGTAAATGTATATCTTGGTGCTGCATATCTCAAGTGGTTGTCAAATTATGACCAAAA AGAAAGAAGCGAGGAGTTCATGGTAAGGGCTTATAAAGCTGGCACAAAGAAGGCGGCTCACAAGTCAACATTGCAATACTGGAAACAGTATCTTGCTGTAAAGGAAAGTCTTCCATCTAG AAAAGTCTTTGAAGTTAGTCCTCTGCCTACGGCTTCTTCAGCAGCTCCTGCAGTTACAAAAACAAAAG GTCCATTGAATACAACTTGGGACTCCAGAACTTCGAAAGAAGACATGGAAGATATGTGGATTCATCCCAATGTCAATAAGGAATGGATGAAGTCAGgcgagaaaaagggaaaagttcGATTTTCTCATGACACAGAGAAGAGGCCTTATCTTTCCCGTGTAGAACTAAGG GCTGTTTCGGAAATCATTCTTTCAAAGCACTTCAGCACAAGACGAGTAGAACCT ACTGTTTTGTGTGCTATTGCGGAGATTGTTAGCATGCGCTTTGTGAATGGAGTTGGACAACGTACTGGTTTGATGGGAATTGACTACCCGACAGCACGATGGCTTTACAA GGATGTCGGCTACAAGGCTTACATAGTAGATTCAGTTGACGACCTCTGCAAGCCTTTTGTCTCCATGTATTTTGGTGCTGCCTATTTGGCTTGGCTATCAGAATACGAAGGGAG GGAGAGAACACCCCAGTTTGTTGTTCAGGCTTATCTTGCTGGACCGCAGAATGTAAACCTTCAGGAGACGGGTCCACTTTGGCTGAAATTTGAGGAAGCCTTGAGCCATTATGAAGACGTGAAGAA AGGAGGAGGAGACTGCAGAATTCTCTGA
- the LOC113743390 gene encoding uncharacterized protein isoform X1 has product MTVSFIYWDDCVDPEDLEAMWMDPAVQAEWLNAGETRGSKVHLSRDPDGQPYLTQTEIKAVAGIIVRRHFVSQIDSDMICAIATLESDRQPLATQYNKKSKETTLGIMQILPKTAQWLVRDLGYQRYEISGNPEVLYKPFVNVYLGAAYLKWLSNYDQKERSEEFMVRAYKAGTKKAAHKSTLQYWKQYLAVKESLPSRKVFEVSPLPTASSAAPAVTKTKAGPLNTTWDSRTSKEDMEDMWIHPNVNKEWMKSGEKKGKVRFSHDTEKRPYLSRVELRAVSEIILSKHFSTRRVEPTVLCAIAEIVSMRFVNGVGQRTGLMGIDYPTARWLYKDVGYKAYIVDSVDDLCKPFVSMYFGAAYLAWLSEYEGRERTPQFVVQAYLAGPQNVNLQETGPLWLKFEEALSHYEDVKKGGGDCRIL; this is encoded by the exons ATGACTGTCAGCTTTATTTACTGGGATGATTGTGTGGACCCCGAGGACTTGGAGGCCATGTGGATGGATCCTGCTGTGCAAGCCGAATGGCTTAATGCTGGAGAAACTAGAGGTTCAAAAGTCCACCTCTCACGTGATCCCGATGGCCAACCTTATTTGACACAAACTGAGATCAAG GCTGTCGCAGGGATCATAGTCCGAAGGCATTTTGTTTCACAGATAGATTCG GATATGATTTGTGCAATCGCTACTCTTGAAAGTGATAGGCAGCCTCTGGCTACTCAGTATAACAAAAAATCAAAGGAGACTACACTGGGGATAATGCAGATCTTACCAAAAACTGCACAATGGCTAGTCAG AGATTTGGGTTATCAGAGGTATGAAATATCAGGGAATCCAGAAGTTCTATACAAGCCTTTCGTAAATGTATATCTTGGTGCTGCATATCTCAAGTGGTTGTCAAATTATGACCAAAA AGAAAGAAGCGAGGAGTTCATGGTAAGGGCTTATAAAGCTGGCACAAAGAAGGCGGCTCACAAGTCAACATTGCAATACTGGAAACAGTATCTTGCTGTAAAGGAAAGTCTTCCATCTAG AAAAGTCTTTGAAGTTAGTCCTCTGCCTACGGCTTCTTCAGCAGCTCCTGCAGTTACAAAAACAAAAG CAGGTCCATTGAATACAACTTGGGACTCCAGAACTTCGAAAGAAGACATGGAAGATATGTGGATTCATCCCAATGTCAATAAGGAATGGATGAAGTCAGgcgagaaaaagggaaaagttcGATTTTCTCATGACACAGAGAAGAGGCCTTATCTTTCCCGTGTAGAACTAAGG GCTGTTTCGGAAATCATTCTTTCAAAGCACTTCAGCACAAGACGAGTAGAACCT ACTGTTTTGTGTGCTATTGCGGAGATTGTTAGCATGCGCTTTGTGAATGGAGTTGGACAACGTACTGGTTTGATGGGAATTGACTACCCGACAGCACGATGGCTTTACAA GGATGTCGGCTACAAGGCTTACATAGTAGATTCAGTTGACGACCTCTGCAAGCCTTTTGTCTCCATGTATTTTGGTGCTGCCTATTTGGCTTGGCTATCAGAATACGAAGGGAG GGAGAGAACACCCCAGTTTGTTGTTCAGGCTTATCTTGCTGGACCGCAGAATGTAAACCTTCAGGAGACGGGTCCACTTTGGCTGAAATTTGAGGAAGCCTTGAGCCATTATGAAGACGTGAAGAA AGGAGGAGGAGACTGCAGAATTCTCTGA
- the LOC113688135 gene encoding uncharacterized protein isoform X2, with translation MNKLGRGHRDKVHQFMTITGTSEKAAYQALKASDWHLEGAFDAFYSQPQPKSYTDARRLEDLYNRYKDAYADMIMADGITLLCSDILVDHQDIVMLVLSWHMKAATMCEFSKQEFIGGLQSLGVDSIEKLREKIPFMRSELKDDQKFREIYNFAFGWAKEKGQKSLALDTAIGMWQLLFAEKHWPLVDHWCQFLQARHNKAISRDTWSQLLEFAKTVDPQLSNYDVDGAWPYLIDEFVEYLIENGIIQNGQLSDWTQKH, from the exons ATG AACAAGTTGGGCAGAGGCCACCGGGACAAAGTTCACCAGTTTATGACCATTACTGGCACtag TGAAAAGGCTGCATATCAGGCTTTGAAGGCTAGTGATTGGCATCTTGAAGGAGCCTTCGACGCATTCTACAGTCAACCCCAACCAAAATCATATACTGATGCTAGGCGCTTGGAAGATCTTTACAACAGATATAAAG ATGCTTATGCGGATATGATTATGGCTGATGGAATCACTCTTTTGTGCAGTGACATTCTG GTCGATCATCAGGATATTGTCATG TTGGTACTTTCATGGCATATGAAGGCTGCTACTATGTGTGAATTTTCAAAGCAGGAGTTCATTGGTGGATTGCAGTCTCTAGG GGTGGATTCAATAGAGAAATTGAGGGAAAAAATACCATTTATGCGTTCTGAGCTTAAAGATGATC AAAAGTTTCGAGAGATCTATAACTTTGCTTTCGGATGGGCAAAGGAGAAG GGCCAGAAGTCTTTGGCATTAGATACTGCAATAGGGATGTGGCAGCTGCTTTTTGCTGAGAAGCATTGGCCATTGGTTGATCATTGGTGCCAGTTCTTGCAG GCACGACATAATAAAGCTATATCGAGGGACACCTGGTCTCAACTCCTCGAGTTTGCAAAG ACTGTGGACCCCCAACTCTCAAACTATGATGTTGATGGTGCTTGGCCTTATCTGATTGATGAATTTGTGGAATacttgattgaaaatggcatAATCCAAAATGGTCAGTTGAGTGATTGGACACAGAAGCATTGA
- the LOC113688135 gene encoding uncharacterized protein isoform X1, with translation MTFIFAFYQNKLGRGHRDKVHQFMTITGTSEKAAYQALKASDWHLEGAFDAFYSQPQPKSYTDARRLEDLYNRYKDAYADMIMADGITLLCSDILVDHQDIVMLVLSWHMKAATMCEFSKQEFIGGLQSLGVDSIEKLREKIPFMRSELKDDQKFREIYNFAFGWAKEKGQKSLALDTAIGMWQLLFAEKHWPLVDHWCQFLQARHNKAISRDTWSQLLEFAKTVDPQLSNYDVDGAWPYLIDEFVEYLIENGIIQNGQLSDWTQKH, from the exons ATGACATTCATATTTGCATTTTACCAGAACAAGTTGGGCAGAGGCCACCGGGACAAAGTTCACCAGTTTATGACCATTACTGGCACtag TGAAAAGGCTGCATATCAGGCTTTGAAGGCTAGTGATTGGCATCTTGAAGGAGCCTTCGACGCATTCTACAGTCAACCCCAACCAAAATCATATACTGATGCTAGGCGCTTGGAAGATCTTTACAACAGATATAAAG ATGCTTATGCGGATATGATTATGGCTGATGGAATCACTCTTTTGTGCAGTGACATTCTG GTCGATCATCAGGATATTGTCATG TTGGTACTTTCATGGCATATGAAGGCTGCTACTATGTGTGAATTTTCAAAGCAGGAGTTCATTGGTGGATTGCAGTCTCTAGG GGTGGATTCAATAGAGAAATTGAGGGAAAAAATACCATTTATGCGTTCTGAGCTTAAAGATGATC AAAAGTTTCGAGAGATCTATAACTTTGCTTTCGGATGGGCAAAGGAGAAG GGCCAGAAGTCTTTGGCATTAGATACTGCAATAGGGATGTGGCAGCTGCTTTTTGCTGAGAAGCATTGGCCATTGGTTGATCATTGGTGCCAGTTCTTGCAG GCACGACATAATAAAGCTATATCGAGGGACACCTGGTCTCAACTCCTCGAGTTTGCAAAG ACTGTGGACCCCCAACTCTCAAACTATGATGTTGATGGTGCTTGGCCTTATCTGATTGATGAATTTGTGGAATacttgattgaaaatggcatAATCCAAAATGGTCAGTTGAGTGATTGGACACAGAAGCATTGA
- the LOC113743390 gene encoding uncharacterized protein isoform X3: MMLYSKDMICAIATLESDRQPLATQYNKKSKETTLGIMQILPKTAQWLVRDLGYQRYEISGNPEVLYKPFVNVYLGAAYLKWLSNYDQKERSEEFMVRAYKAGTKKAAHKSTLQYWKQYLAVKESLPSRKVFEVSPLPTASSAAPAVTKTKAGPLNTTWDSRTSKEDMEDMWIHPNVNKEWMKSGEKKGKVRFSHDTEKRPYLSRVELRAVSEIILSKHFSTRRVEPTVLCAIAEIVSMRFVNGVGQRTGLMGIDYPTARWLYKDVGYKAYIVDSVDDLCKPFVSMYFGAAYLAWLSEYEGRERTPQFVVQAYLAGPQNVNLQETGPLWLKFEEALSHYEDVKKGGGDCRIL, translated from the exons ATGATGCTCTACTCGAAG GATATGATTTGTGCAATCGCTACTCTTGAAAGTGATAGGCAGCCTCTGGCTACTCAGTATAACAAAAAATCAAAGGAGACTACACTGGGGATAATGCAGATCTTACCAAAAACTGCACAATGGCTAGTCAG AGATTTGGGTTATCAGAGGTATGAAATATCAGGGAATCCAGAAGTTCTATACAAGCCTTTCGTAAATGTATATCTTGGTGCTGCATATCTCAAGTGGTTGTCAAATTATGACCAAAA AGAAAGAAGCGAGGAGTTCATGGTAAGGGCTTATAAAGCTGGCACAAAGAAGGCGGCTCACAAGTCAACATTGCAATACTGGAAACAGTATCTTGCTGTAAAGGAAAGTCTTCCATCTAG AAAAGTCTTTGAAGTTAGTCCTCTGCCTACGGCTTCTTCAGCAGCTCCTGCAGTTACAAAAACAAAAG CAGGTCCATTGAATACAACTTGGGACTCCAGAACTTCGAAAGAAGACATGGAAGATATGTGGATTCATCCCAATGTCAATAAGGAATGGATGAAGTCAGgcgagaaaaagggaaaagttcGATTTTCTCATGACACAGAGAAGAGGCCTTATCTTTCCCGTGTAGAACTAAGG GCTGTTTCGGAAATCATTCTTTCAAAGCACTTCAGCACAAGACGAGTAGAACCT ACTGTTTTGTGTGCTATTGCGGAGATTGTTAGCATGCGCTTTGTGAATGGAGTTGGACAACGTACTGGTTTGATGGGAATTGACTACCCGACAGCACGATGGCTTTACAA GGATGTCGGCTACAAGGCTTACATAGTAGATTCAGTTGACGACCTCTGCAAGCCTTTTGTCTCCATGTATTTTGGTGCTGCCTATTTGGCTTGGCTATCAGAATACGAAGGGAG GGAGAGAACACCCCAGTTTGTTGTTCAGGCTTATCTTGCTGGACCGCAGAATGTAAACCTTCAGGAGACGGGTCCACTTTGGCTGAAATTTGAGGAAGCCTTGAGCCATTATGAAGACGTGAAGAA AGGAGGAGGAGACTGCAGAATTCTCTGA
- the LOC113743525 gene encoding metal tolerance protein 9 encodes MKSPSPAVLTGRDAHGGGSDSLESSRRELLSPPFEPTTSTHHNSSSSWKLNIDEFRLPQQPHHHRSFGFPRLCPQRKKGKIAEYYKKQERLLEGFNEMETINESGCLHGSLTEDELKQLARSERMAIHVSNIANMVLFIAKVYASVESRSLAVIASTLDSFLDLLSGCILWFTSNAMKNPNHYHYPIGKKRMQPVGIIVFASVMATLGLQVLLESVRQLISKSSPEVDHEKEKWMIGIMVSVTLVKFLLMVYCRRFENEIVRAYAQDHFFDVITNSVGLVTAVLAIRFYWWIDPTGAILIAVYTISTWSRTVVENVWSLIGRTAPPDFLAKITYLIWNHHQEIQHIDTVRAYALGSHYFVEVDIVLPEDMLLSQAHNIGETLQEKLEQLPQVERAFVHIDFEFTHTPEHKNKV; translated from the exons atgAAGAGCCCTAGCCCCGCTGTCTTGACCGGCAGAGATGCCCATGGCGGAGGATCGGATTCCTTGGAATCTTCAAGGAGAGAATTGCTCTCTCCTCCATTTGAACCCACCACCTCCACCCACCATAACTCCTCCTCCTCCTGGAAACTCAATATTGACGAGTTCCGATTACCTCAACAACCTCATCATCATCGCTCCTTCGGTTTCCCGCGCCTCTGCCCCCAAA GGAAAAAAGGCAAAATTGCAGAGTATTACAAGAAGCAGGAAAGGCTCCTCGAAGGGTTCAATGAGATGGAGACCATTAATGAATCAGGCTGCTTGCACGGAAGTCTGACGGAG GATGAACTAAAGCAGCTTGCTAGGAGTGAAAGGATGGCAATTCATGTTTCGAATATAGCTAACATGGTCCTTTTTATAGCAAAAGTTTATGCTTCTGTTGAGAGCAGATCTTTGGCTGTAATTGCATCAACTCTGGATTCCTTCCTGGATCTTTTATCTGGATGCATTCTCTGGTTCACTTCTAATGCCATGAAAAACCCAAACCACTACCACTATCCAATTGGGAAGAAAAGGATGCAACCAGTG GGCATTATAGTCTTCGCATCTGTCATGGCAACTTTAGGACTGCAAGTATTGCTGGAGTCTGTTAGGCAGCTGATTTCCAAG TCAAGTCCTGAAGTTGATCATGAGAAGGAAAAGTGGATGATTGGAATAATGGTCTCTGTGACTCTGGTGAAGTTTCTGCTGATGGTCTACTGCCGAAGATTCGAAAATGAAATAGTTAGAGCCTATGCTCAAGATCATTTTTTTGATGTGATCACCAACTCGGTGGGTTTAGTAACAGCTGTGTTAGCAATACGATTCTATTGGTGGATTGATCCTACTGGCGCCATATTG ATAGCTGTGTACACAATCAGCACTTGGTCAAGGACTGTGGTGGAGAACGTGTGGTCACTGATCGGAAGAACGGCTCCGCCGGACTTTCTGGCAAAAATAACGTATCTGATATGGAACCACCACCAAGAGATACAGCACATCGACACCGTGAGAGCCTACGCTCTGGGATCGCATTACTTCGTGGAGGTTGACATCGTGTTGCCTGAAGACATGCTGTTGAGCCAAGCCCATAACATCGGGGAAACCTTGCAAGAAAAGCTGGAGCAACTCCCCCAAGTGGAGAGAGCCTTTGTTCACATAGACTTCGAATTCACTCATACACCGGAACACAAGAACAAGGTCTAA